A stretch of the Massilia sp. W12 genome encodes the following:
- a CDS encoding beta-ketoacyl synthase N-terminal-like domain-containing protein: MEKIAIIGLGCLFPGAETPEQYWRNLLQRIDSCSELSSTDLDADPALYHHPQAGTPDKIGYSKNGHVRDFQFNAEGFKLPAEQLQALDPLFHWTLYAAQQALQDTRYGAPAHADVLARCGLIIGNIGMPTHAGKKLMHGFYQQVLEPYLQTLIERPDFHFHPTWQADGLSELNLKTVSHNATIAAQALGLGGPCFALDAACASALYAIQMASYYLQTGKADMMLAGAVCRADHIYIDHGFNVLQAFPGDGESTPFDRESQGLKAGEGSSLIALKRYSDAVRDGDQIYGVIEAIGLSNDGGAKHILVPDVNGQLLALQRAYEGIARDVDYLECHATGTPVGDQVELASVESFFSGCAKRPLIGANKGNIGHMLTASGMASTLKVLLAMRHGVIPPTLHVQNMVPTPKGELGIQHIVRECSAWPQQGRLKRAGINAFGFGGVNGHMVLSEHDPHAAAPAATRPAQPFVNMAITGTAVLLADTDSNQGFIDTVQSGRSAMRALPRTRWLGLEGRHDLLAARGLQAAPVGGYLEKFEFDCKRFRLPPKVVGTHLLAHLSLMPTAERAFYDAGYVIDGKKRNIAVIVAGDIDYSCLRYQARNEMAWQVRDSLARCGITLTPAQVDALEKIAKDSMFPEPYPEGITGGIGNVAASRIAAHLKLDGPAFFLGSHENAAFKALELAQFMLAQELVEAVIVAGGSFAGGIENVLWADARADGHANSFGDGAGVMLLKREDHAQQAQDRVYAVIRALAIEHDNGADCQFAPQESVVARAAQRAFEQAPDCAGHVDYIEAGANLHDAQAAELAGLAAAYAAPRSGKAITIGSVSANYGNFAAAQGVLGIIKTAHCLYQAVLPAAAGWQLPASASAQTLLHAANASQAWPAPATGLRCAAINSLGIDRAYAHLLLQEPSASMRQMAKPAHSATDAGGMSLLTTVYTGREQTIPEMILNPANYALFGTQGPNADEFAAAYEAQYQAQKQSQPAAAQETDSTEPPLMPEVASELVMADPFHRAALRNAQTQMQYLQAEQQFYRRMLHMMEGEWQGFVSAGSAIELDGTPAASPAAPASPVLFDLAQLIELTDGSVAKVLGPDYAEADSYPIRTRMPSPPYMFASRITAMSAQQGKLEPCFVEWECDLPADAWYICNQRVPAFVALESSHAMIVAFTVIGCDQLFKGELRYRAVDSQTTVYGEMPRAGDVLRGRVDIKSFLRVGRNILITYEFLCYVGTRLVFKLEANSGFFLLKDLEKSKAVNTAPFLKVTGPKDSFTPPLRCSKTAFDAQDLAALQAGDFVRCFGPDYHTPHAAPLYAPAAKMLDRVVSVQADGGVFGLGEVVGEVDIDPNHWVFQAHFKNDPVMPGTFLVEGCEQLVKFYLCYLGLYTQPHLTPHTLTDHQYSAKFRGEVKCEAETLRYRLTCKSIQRSYLADGRLEKVALVFLAEIIYRGNVIGVCDKLGAGFATQTIAATVPSSTVFSEV, encoded by the coding sequence ATGGAAAAAATCGCTATTATTGGTTTAGGTTGCTTATTTCCCGGCGCCGAAACGCCAGAGCAATACTGGCGTAATCTGTTGCAACGCATAGACAGCTGCAGCGAATTGTCCAGCACCGACTTAGACGCCGACCCTGCGCTCTACCATCATCCGCAAGCTGGCACGCCCGATAAAATCGGCTATAGCAAAAACGGCCATGTGCGCGATTTTCAATTCAATGCCGAGGGCTTCAAATTGCCGGCTGAGCAATTGCAGGCGCTCGACCCTTTGTTTCACTGGACTCTGTACGCCGCCCAGCAGGCCTTGCAAGACACCCGCTATGGCGCGCCGGCGCACGCGGATGTTCTGGCGCGCTGCGGCCTGATTATCGGCAATATCGGCATGCCCACGCATGCCGGCAAAAAGCTCATGCATGGCTTTTATCAGCAAGTCTTAGAGCCTTATTTGCAGACCTTGATCGAGCGTCCTGATTTTCATTTTCACCCGACTTGGCAAGCGGATGGCTTGTCTGAGTTGAATTTAAAAACGGTCAGCCATAACGCCACGATTGCCGCGCAAGCCCTGGGTTTGGGCGGGCCGTGCTTTGCGCTGGATGCGGCCTGCGCATCGGCGCTGTATGCGATTCAAATGGCGAGTTATTACCTGCAAACCGGCAAGGCCGATATGATGCTGGCCGGCGCTGTCTGCCGCGCCGATCACATCTACATCGACCATGGTTTCAATGTGTTGCAAGCCTTCCCCGGCGATGGCGAATCGACCCCGTTTGACCGCGAATCGCAAGGCTTGAAAGCAGGCGAGGGCAGCAGCTTAATCGCCTTGAAACGCTATAGCGATGCAGTGCGCGATGGTGATCAGATTTATGGCGTGATTGAAGCGATTGGCCTGTCCAACGATGGCGGCGCGAAACACATTCTGGTGCCGGATGTGAATGGCCAATTGCTGGCCTTGCAGCGCGCCTATGAGGGCATCGCGCGTGATGTCGATTACCTGGAATGCCACGCCACCGGTACGCCGGTGGGCGACCAGGTTGAATTGGCCTCGGTGGAAAGCTTTTTCTCCGGCTGCGCCAAACGCCCGCTGATCGGCGCCAATAAAGGCAATATCGGCCATATGCTGACCGCCTCCGGCATGGCCAGCACCTTGAAAGTCTTGCTGGCGATGCGCCATGGCGTGATTCCGCCGACCCTGCACGTGCAAAACATGGTTCCCACGCCAAAAGGCGAATTGGGCATTCAACACATTGTGCGTGAATGCAGCGCCTGGCCGCAGCAAGGGCGCTTGAAACGGGCCGGGATTAACGCCTTCGGTTTTGGCGGCGTCAACGGGCATATGGTTTTGTCAGAACATGATCCGCACGCCGCCGCGCCGGCAGCAACCCGGCCCGCGCAGCCATTTGTGAATATGGCGATTACCGGCACTGCCGTATTGCTGGCCGACACCGATTCAAACCAGGGCTTTATCGACACCGTGCAAAGCGGCCGCAGCGCCATGCGCGCCTTGCCGCGCACCCGCTGGCTGGGCTTGGAAGGCCGTCACGATTTGCTGGCGGCGCGCGGCCTGCAGGCTGCGCCAGTTGGCGGCTATCTGGAAAAATTTGAATTTGATTGCAAACGCTTCCGCTTGCCGCCGAAAGTCGTCGGCACCCATTTATTGGCGCATCTGTCCTTGATGCCGACCGCTGAGCGCGCATTTTATGACGCCGGTTATGTGATCGATGGCAAAAAACGCAATATCGCGGTGATTGTGGCCGGCGATATTGATTACAGCTGCCTGCGCTATCAGGCGCGCAATGAAATGGCCTGGCAGGTGCGCGACAGTTTGGCGCGTTGCGGCATTACCTTGACGCCTGCGCAAGTCGATGCCTTGGAAAAAATCGCCAAAGACAGCATGTTCCCGGAACCCTATCCGGAAGGCATTACCGGCGGCATTGGCAATGTGGCGGCGAGCCGGATCGCGGCGCATCTGAAGCTCGACGGCCCGGCCTTTTTCCTGGGTTCCCATGAAAATGCCGCTTTCAAAGCGCTGGAATTAGCCCAATTCATGCTGGCGCAAGAATTGGTGGAAGCCGTGATTGTGGCCGGCGGCAGCTTTGCCGGCGGCATTGAAAACGTCTTGTGGGCCGATGCGCGCGCCGATGGCCATGCCAACAGCTTTGGCGACGGCGCCGGCGTGATGCTGCTCAAACGTGAAGACCACGCGCAACAAGCGCAAGATCGCGTGTATGCCGTGATCCGCGCCTTGGCGATTGAACATGACAATGGTGCGGATTGCCAATTTGCGCCGCAAGAAAGCGTGGTCGCGCGCGCCGCACAGCGCGCTTTTGAACAAGCGCCGGATTGCGCCGGGCATGTCGATTACATCGAAGCAGGCGCCAATCTGCACGATGCGCAAGCGGCTGAACTGGCCGGTTTGGCGGCGGCTTATGCTGCGCCGCGCAGCGGCAAGGCGATCACAATCGGTTCAGTCAGCGCCAATTACGGCAATTTTGCCGCCGCCCAAGGCGTGCTTGGCATCATCAAAACCGCGCATTGCCTGTATCAGGCCGTGTTGCCGGCGGCAGCCGGCTGGCAACTGCCGGCCAGCGCAAGCGCACAAACCCTCTTGCATGCGGCAAATGCCAGCCAGGCCTGGCCGGCGCCGGCCACCGGTCTGCGCTGTGCAGCGATAAACAGCTTGGGAATTGATCGCGCCTACGCCCATCTGCTGTTGCAAGAACCAAGCGCCAGCATGCGCCAAATGGCAAAGCCGGCGCACTCCGCCACCGACGCCGGCGGCATGAGCTTGCTGACCACGGTTTATACCGGCCGCGAACAAACCATTCCAGAAATGATACTTAATCCAGCCAACTACGCCCTGTTTGGCACACAAGGGCCAAATGCAGACGAATTCGCCGCCGCATATGAAGCGCAATATCAGGCGCAAAAGCAAAGCCAGCCTGCAGCCGCGCAGGAAACTGACAGCACCGAGCCGCCGCTGATGCCAGAGGTCGCCTCAGAACTGGTGATGGCTGATCCCTTCCACCGCGCCGCCCTGCGCAATGCGCAAACCCAGATGCAGTATTTGCAAGCCGAGCAGCAGTTTTACCGGCGCATGCTGCACATGATGGAAGGCGAGTGGCAAGGCTTTGTCAGCGCCGGCAGCGCCATCGAGCTGGACGGGACGCCGGCGGCCAGCCCAGCCGCGCCGGCCAGCCCGGTGCTGTTTGACTTGGCGCAATTGATTGAGCTGACCGATGGCTCCGTGGCCAAGGTCTTAGGGCCGGATTACGCCGAAGCCGACAGCTATCCAATCCGCACCCGCATGCCATCGCCGCCGTATATGTTCGCTTCGCGCATTACCGCAATGTCAGCGCAACAAGGCAAGCTGGAGCCATGCTTTGTCGAATGGGAATGTGATTTGCCGGCGGACGCCTGGTATATCTGCAATCAGCGCGTGCCGGCCTTCGTCGCGCTGGAGTCTTCGCACGCCATGATTGTAGCCTTCACCGTGATTGGTTGCGATCAATTATTCAAGGGTGAATTGCGTTACCGCGCGGTCGATAGCCAAACCACGGTGTATGGCGAGATGCCGCGCGCCGGCGACGTGCTGCGCGGCCGGGTGGATATCAAATCCTTCCTGCGGGTTGGCCGCAACATCCTCATCACCTATGAATTCCTGTGCTATGTCGGGACGCGTCTGGTGTTTAAGCTGGAAGCCAATTCGGGCTTCTTCCTGCTCAAAGATCTGGAAAAATCAAAAGCCGTGAACACCGCGCCCTTCCTCAAAGTGACAGGGCCGAAAGACAGCTTCACGCCACCCCTGCGTTGCAGCAAAACAGCGTTTGATGCGCAAGATCTGGCGGCTTTGCAGGCGGGCGATTTTGTGCGCTGCTTCGGCCCCGATTATCACACTCCGCATGCCGCGCCGCTGTATGCGCCGGCGGCCAAAATGTTAGACCGTGTTGTCTCAGTGCAGGCGGATGGCGGCGTGTTTGGCTTGGGCGAAGTGGTGGGGGAAGTGGATATCGATCCCAATCACTGGGTGTTCCAGGCGCATTTCAAAAACGATCCGGTCATGCCCGGCACCTTCCTGGTGGAAGGCTGTGAGCAGCTGGTCAAGTTTTATCTGTGCTATCTGGGCCTGTACACCCAGCCGCACTTGACGCCGCACACCCTTACCGATCACCAATACAGCGCCAAATTCCGGGGTGAAGTGAAGTGTGAAGCCGAAACCCTGCGTTATCGCCTGACCTGTAAATCCATCCAGCGCAGCTATCTCGCTGATGGCCGTCTGGAAAAAGTGGCTTTGGTGTTCCTGGCGGAAATTATCTATCGCGGCAATGTGATTGGCGTGTGCGACAAGCTCGGCGCCGGTTTCGCCACCCAAACCATCGCCGCCACCGTGCCTTCGTCCACCGTCTTTTCCGAGGTATAA